In Haloplanus rubicundus, one DNA window encodes the following:
- a CDS encoding DUF7119 family protein: MSDDPDAPERPADRESPVGQPVVRADPAVTGERATDAVGFDPDDPESVQLAADTVRSFAENTVGSEDHVYMLRGAAACAALVRGVGSYKAAAERAGGDVSVAFIRKWARVHDLPQAIRRHVARGTIAPTAAKHLARVSGDDRYALAWATLEHDLTVREIRRLASEVGNGASVEDALSDRDLTFGRMGVILPPDQYIELRRRASVENRDPDGLVAEALDEFLELSADGGS; encoded by the coding sequence ATGAGCGACGACCCGGACGCACCGGAGCGCCCAGCCGACCGCGAGTCGCCGGTCGGCCAGCCCGTCGTCCGCGCCGACCCCGCGGTGACGGGCGAGCGGGCGACCGACGCCGTCGGCTTCGACCCCGACGACCCCGAGAGCGTCCAGCTCGCCGCCGACACGGTGCGTTCGTTCGCGGAGAACACCGTCGGCTCGGAGGACCACGTCTACATGCTCCGGGGGGCGGCAGCGTGTGCGGCACTGGTGCGGGGCGTCGGCTCCTACAAGGCGGCCGCGGAGCGTGCCGGCGGCGACGTGTCGGTCGCCTTCATTCGCAAGTGGGCGCGGGTCCACGACCTGCCGCAGGCGATCCGCCGGCACGTCGCCCGCGGCACCATCGCCCCCACCGCCGCCAAACACCTCGCGCGCGTCTCGGGCGACGACCGCTACGCGCTGGCGTGGGCGACGCTCGAACACGACCTCACCGTCCGCGAGATTCGCCGCCTCGCCAGCGAGGTGGGCAACGGCGCGTCCGTCGAGGACGCTCTCTCGGACCGCGACCTCACCTTCGGTCGCATGGGCGTGATCCTGCCGCCGGATCAGTACATCGAACTCCGGCGCCGGGCGTCGGTCGAGAACCGCGACCCGGACGGGCTGGTGGCGGAGGCGCTGGACGAGTTTCTGGAGCTTTCAGCGGACGGCGGTAGCTGA